The genome window aaaatgcaaaggagagaatgcaaaggtgcaaCGATATGGAAAGAGCAAAAGCAAAGAGAATAGCAAAAGGTGCAAAggatatgtaaagagaaaatcaaAGAGATGAATGCAAAGGCGTGCAAAGGATATGAAAAGGGAAGAAAAGCAAAAAGAAGAATGCAAAGTGCaaagatatgaaagagaaaatgcAAAGGAGAGAATGCAAAGGGAAAGATATGAAAGATGAAAAGCCAAAGGAGGAGAAATGGGCAAAGGTGCCAAtaggatatgaaagagaaaaagcaaaaggaGAAGAATGCAAAGGCCTCGCaaaggatatgaaagagaaaatcaAAAAGAGAATGCAAAAGGGCAGGtagaaagagaaaagcaaagataATGCAAAGGtgcaaagataaatgaaagaAGAATGCAAAGGTGCAAAGGATCGAAATAGAAAAAGCAAAGAGAAGAATTGCAAAGGTGACAAGGATATGTAAAGAGGAAAATCAAAGAGAATGGCAAAGGTGCAAAGTCTATGAAAGGGAATGCAAAAAGAGGAATGCAAAGGTGCAAAGTAATGTCAAGAGAATGCAAAGGTTGCCAAGGATATGAAAAGAGAAAATCAAAGAGAAGGAATGCAAAGGTTAGGATGCAAGGATATGAAAAGAGAAAATCAAAGAAGAATGAAAATGGCAAAGGTGCaaaggatatgaaagagaaaaatcaaagaGGAATGCCAAAGGTGCAAAAggatatgaaagtgaaaatgcaaAAGAGAATGCAAAAGGTGGCcaaagattatgaaaaaaaaaaaggaggggaaaaATGCGCAAAGGTCCTCGCCAAggaatatgaaagagaaaaagcaaagagAAGAATGCCAAAGGGGTGCAAGgatagaaagagaaaaagcaaagagAGGAATGCAAACAAATGGGTGcaaggatatgaaagagaaaagcaaGAGAAGAATGCAAAGGTGCCaaaggatatgaaagagaaaatcaAAGAGGATGCAAAAGGTgacaaaggaatgaaaagaaaagcaaaggaggagaatgcaaaggtgcaagaataaaagagaaaaagcaaagagAATGCACAAAGGTGCTAAGGAGTATGAAAGAGAAATCAAAAGAGAGAACTGccaaaggggaaggatcaataaaagataaaatgcaaagagaaaattGCAAGGtgcaaagaatgaaaaggaaGGACTACAAGGTTGCAAAGgatatgaaaagaagaaaagcaatagagaatgcaaaggtgcaaagatatgaaagagaaaatcaAAGAGGAGAATGCCAAAGGTGCAAAGGATATAAAGAGA of Macrobrachium nipponense isolate FS-2020 chromosome 11, ASM1510439v2, whole genome shotgun sequence contains these proteins:
- the LOC135208748 gene encoding DNA ligase 1-like codes for the protein MSRECKGCQGYEKRKSKRRNAKVRMQGYEKRKSKKNENGKGAKDMKEKNQRGMPKVQKDMKVKMQKRMQKVAKDYEKKKGGEKCAKVLAKEYEREKAKRRMPKGCKDRKRKSKERNANKWVQGYEREKQEKNAKVPKDMKEKIKEDAKGDKGMKRKAKEENAKVQE